A genomic window from Xyrauchen texanus isolate HMW12.3.18 chromosome 15, RBS_HiC_50CHRs, whole genome shotgun sequence includes:
- the echdc1 gene encoding ethylmalonyl-CoA decarboxylase, producing MNVCSAARFWLIQTRSAVRVLQQKRTVCSHTDGSTGDFKEKLRAFTGGSIELQKQESGIAVLTVNNPARMNAFTGSMMFELEERVHELETWSEGKGVIVQGAAGTFCSGSDLNAVSAIANPHDGMKMCEFMQSTLTRLLRLPLISVALVEGRALGGGAELTTACDFRLMTSDGVIQFVHKHMGLVPGWGGAARLVRIVGSQNALKLLGGARKVDPDFGKQIGLVDEVLHCSSDEGNTRAHAEQWLNQFIKGPAPVIRAIKKVVISGRELPFDEALKTERNVFGTVWGGPANLEALALKTKHK from the exons ATGAATGTGTGCAGCGCTGCTCGGTTCTGGTTGATCCAGACACGCAGTGCAGTGAGAGTCCTTCAACAGAAACGAACTGTCTGCAGCCACACTGATGGATCTACTGGGGACTTCAAAGAAAAACTCCGGGCTTTCACAGGAGGTTCCATAGAGCTTCAGAAACAAGAGTCAGGCATTGCAGTGCTCACTGTCAACAATCCTGCGCGCATGAATGCCTTCACAG GCAGCATGATGTTTGAACTGGAGGAGCGGGTGCATGAACTTGAGACCTGGTCAGAAGGGAAAGGTGTCATTGTGCAGGGAGCTGCTGGGACCTTCTGCTCTGGATCTGATCTGAATGCAGTCAGCGCTATAGCAAACCCACAT GATGGCATGAAGATGTGTGAGTTTATGCAGAGCACTCTGACACGTCTCCTCAG GTTGCCACTCATCTCTGTGGCACTGGTGGAGGGAAGAGCTCTGGGTGGTGGAGCAGAACTCACCACAGCCTGTGACTTTAG GTTAATGACATCAGATGGTGTTATCCAGTTTGTCCATAAGCATATGGGTTTAGTACCTGGATGGGGTGGAGCTGCGAGACTAGTTCGTATTGTTGGCAGCCAGAATGCCCTGAAACTGCTTGGTGGGGCTAGAAAGGTTGATCCAGACTTTGGAAAACAGATCGGACTGGTTGATGAGGTGCTTCACTGCTCCTCTGATGAGGGCAATACTCGAGCTCATGCAGAGCAGTGGCTGAACCAGTTCATTAAAGGGCCGGCTCCAGTGATCAGAGCCATAAAGAAAGTTGTCATCTCAGGAAGAGAGCTTCCATTTGATGAAGCCCTTAAAACAGAGAGAAATGTGTTTGGGACAGTATGGGGTGGACCAGCCAATCTTGAGGCACTGGctttgaaaacaaaacataagtGA